The Thiovulum sp. ES genomic interval ATCTATTCTTCAAATATGTACATGCAAGATGATTACAAAATCAACAAAGGTTATTTTGGTTTTGAAGAAAATAAAAGCAATAGAAAATATTTTGATATTAACTTATCAGATGCCAATCTTTCTATTGAATATAATGTAACAAGTTTTTATGTAGAAGGTCCAGAAAGTGATTGTAATTTAAGCGAAGATTTTAATTTTACCGCTTCTGCAATTAGTGATGTCTGTACATTTACAATGGATTCAAACACAAGTTACTATATTGTTGTTAGAAATCAAAAAACAAAAGAAGTTTTACAAAGTTACAATGCAGATTTTAAAGAAGAAGCAAATAGACTATACTATTTAGAATTGATTGATTTTGCGGGACACACTTTTGAAAAAATGTTCTTTACTGATACAAATGGAGTAATTCGAGATGACAGAAAAGCACCAGAAGTTAATGGCACTTTATCTTTTCCGTCAACACAAACTGGTTCAAAAGAACTCTATTACGAAATGCTTGAAGATACTGGTACAGAAAAATTCCACGAAGTTCATGAAGATTATGTAGGAAATGTTCCATTGAGATTCAATGATAGAAACATCACAATTGAAGTAAGTTTTAAAGATGATTATTCTGGAGTTACAGAATATGCAGTTTCAACATACAATGATATGATTGAAAAAACTCAAGTATGGCATGAATTTACGGGTAGAACACTTGACCAAAACGGAACAATTTATCACATTTTAGATATTGAGGATGGAGATCACAATTTATATTTCCAACTCCGAGACTTAGCAAAAAATGAAACACTTGGTTTTGAAATGAATATCACACTTGATACAACAAAACCAGAGCCAACATTTATTCCATTTGTTCAAAATATGACAATTAAGCTTGAGGCAAAAGATAATATTGAATTAGGAAGTTGGTACTTTGGAGAAGAGAGTAGTCCAGCAGATTCAGAATTCTTAAATTTAGATTCTTCTTTAAAAGAGACTACAGTGTATCAGGATTTCAATTTTCTTTATGGTAAAACTTATTATGGAATTATGAGAGATGGATTTGGACACCAATTCAAAAAAGAGTTTGATTCAACAGATACAAAATATTTTATTGACGATACAGCTCCGACAATTATTAGTGGTTTAGATGTTTTAGTTCCTGAGACAAATGAGTCTAAATTTTTCTTGACAATTGCATCGGAAGACAATTTTTACGGTGTAAATGCTTATGCGGTAACGACCTCATCGGAAATGCCAGAAAAATGGGTAAATGGAGATGGAAACTATACTCGAGACTTAAGAATGTACGATACAAATCAGACATTTACATTTTGGTTGAGAGATATTGGTGGAAATATTGGAAGTGTTACAAAAGAAGTTGTATTTGACAACATTGCACCAACGGCGAAATTTATTCCAAATGTTGCAGATGAAGAAGCTATTGTTGTTGGATTAGACAATTGGAAATTGAAAAGTTTCTACTTTGGGACAAACAGAAATCCAAGTGATAGTGATTTTGTGGAATTTTATGAAGAGCATTCGCATGAAATGAATGAAACAATCTTTAATTTCGATTTTGAGTCAAACACAACATATTATGGATTTGTGAGAGATTACATTGGATATACATCAGACGAATTCCGATTGACTGAAGCGAACTTGACAGATACAACACCTGCAATTATTCGAGATATGAACTATACAAATATTACGAATGATGGTTTGATTTCGTTCGACCTTTATGCACTTGATGATTTCTCTCCATTGAATCTATATAAAATTGGGGAAAATGGAAGTTGGGAAGATTGGGGAACTGATCCTATTACAAACGGAACTTACCAAATTCATCTTGACGGAAATTTGACTTACAATTTAAATGTATATGTTCGGGATGAAAGTAACAATACTTCACTGCCATATCCAATTATAATTTATTTTGATGAAGCAGTTCCGTCGCTTTCGTGGAGAAGTGGAGCAGAAATGCCTGACAATTTGAAAAACATGGCAGTTGCAACTTCTGGAGATTATATTTACACATTTACAGGAGAAAGTGAAACTTTACGAGAAGAGATTTACAAATATGATTTTTCAACGGACACATGGAGTTCAATTAGCGATGAGGTCAGCATTCCAAGAAAAAATAGTTTTGCAATTGAGCTGAATTCAAAAATCTATCTGATTGGTGGATTTGACGGACTTTATCACCGTGAAGATATTGAGGTTTTTGATGTTGCTACTGAAACACTTTCTGATGGAGATGATTTGACAACTTGGCGAACACCTAGCGGAGTTGTTGAAGCAAATAGTTCAATTTTTGTAGCTGGTGGTGTAAATGAAGATGGAAACATCACATCAATTGAGAAAAGCACAACTGCTACTGGTGGTTGGACTGAATTAGATGGTAGTCTTTCGGAAAATTACAAAAATTATTCTGTGATTTCGTTTGATGATGATATTTATACAATTGGTGGAGAAAACAGTAACGGTGTTAGTAATGAATTGACAAAATTAGGTGCTACAAGTTCGACTTCACAATTTTCAGTTGCACGAACAGAGCATAATTCAATTGTTCTTGATGGAAAAATTTATGTTCTTGGTGGAATTGATGAAAATGGAACTCTGCTTGACCGAGGTGAGAGAAATATTTCAACAACGACTTGGGAAAATTTACCTCCAATTCCATCGCCGAGAAAAGGTTTTGGTTTAGCAACTCTTGATGAATCAATCTTCCTACTTGGTGGAGAGAGCGAAAATGGAAATCCACTTTCAGATGTTGATATTTTGCAAACAAAGATTTTCTCACTAAATCCAAACGGAAATAGTGTGAGACTCGTAGCAGAAGACAATTTATATTTAAGTGAATACTATTTTGGAACAACTCAAGTTCCTGCGGATTCTGATTTTACGGTATTCCATACTGAAAATAATGAGAGAGAGTCAAACTGGACAGTTTCAAAAGTTGATTTAAATATCTCAATTTCTAGTAGTGGAACTTATTACGGAATTCTCCGAGATGTGGCAGGAAACGAGCGAAACGAAACGGTTGTAATTCCATAACTTGAAAAAGTTCAAAGTTTCATTTTTTTACCACGGGTATAAAAAGAGTGAGACTTTTCGAGCTGAGTCAAAGAGTCATCTTTTTGACTCCTTCTCAAAAAAATATCCAAATCTTAAAATCCTCTCATACGATGAAATTTTCCAAAGCGAACAGATTGAAAAACTAAAAATATTTCTGATTGATTTTTTGAATCTAGAAAAAGTGAATGATGATTCCAAAATTGTTTTTATCAGTCAAATTGCAATAATGCGGGATTCTGGAATCCAGATTTTAGATATTTTAAATAGTACAAAAAGCAATGACAAGAATTTAAATCAGGCTGTTGCGGAAATTTTAAGACATCTTAATAATGGCTTGTCTCTCACAGAATCATTTAAACGGGTCGAAAATCGTTTAGACCATTTAACAAGTGTGATGGTTCAACTCGGCGATAATACTGGAAAGTTTGCAGATGCAATGTTGAAACTAAAAAAGATGTTGGAAGAGAGCAGGGAAAATCGAGACAAATTAAAGAAGGCTTTGACATATCCGCGAAATTTGTTTATTGCAATGGGGATTTCTCTTTTTGTGATGATAAAGTTTGTTGTTCCGCAATTCCAATCTATTTTTGCTCGTTTCAATGGAGAACTTCCAATTCCAACACAAATTTTAATTTGGAGTGAAAAATTTTTAAGCGATTTTGGAATTTATTTATTGACCTCATCGGTAGTTGGATTTTTTCTCTCAAAATACTATTTAAAAAAATCTAAAAGATTTGCAAAGCTATATTTTAAATTTCTACTTAAAATTCCAGTTATTCGAGAATTAGAGACTTATTCCACTCTCTATCGTTTTTCTCTTATTTTTTCTGAACTTGTAAATGCGGGAAATCCAATTTTTAAATCTCTAGAAATCTCAATTTCTATGGTGGAGAATTTAGTAATTCGTGAAAAATTAGAGATGGCTCAAGATAAAATTAATTTTGGTGGAACAATTTACAGTGGATTTATTCGCAGTGAAATTTTTGACAATATCGCTCTTCAAATGGTAAATAGTGCCGAGCAGAGTGGAAAAGTTGGAAAAATGTTTCTCTCTATTTCAGAGTATTACAAGCGAAAATTTCAGCAAATCGCTGAAAATATTAGTTCTCTTCTTGAACCACTGTTCCTAACTTTAATGGGCGGACTTGTTACACTGTTGGCACTCGGAATTTTTCTACCAATTTGGAATTTGGGAGAGTTTTAAATCAAAATATTTATAGAGTTGCTTGTTCGAGTAATTGCGACATAAAAAAGTCTTAAAAACTCTTCATCAGAAAGATAATTTATTCCTTGCATATCGATAAAAACATTTTTATAAGTCGAACCCTGTGCTTTATGAACCGTGCAAGAGTAGTGATATTTGTAATCCAAAAAAGTCTCTAAAGTTTGATAATATTCACCCCAACGAACACCTTTTAACTTTGGGTTTTTCTCTTTTATCGCACGAGTTTTAAGAGCCTCTAAAATATTTTTAAATTTCTGTTTTTCTGTTTTCTTAAGAATTTTATATTTTTCTCCGTGAAATTCACAATCCCAAAATTCCACCTCATCCGCATCAATAATTTCAACTCCACTTTTAAATGAATTTACTCCAATAACTTGAGAGTTATAAAATGTGCTTTTCTCAGTTGTTGTTTGAACGACAAAAAGATCATCTTTGGAAATATCTGGAGCTTCTCCATCAAAATAGAAATTCCGAGCCTCTTCGTTGTAAAAATTGACTCTGTTATTTGTAAATGAGACAATAATATTATCTTCGTTTTTAAAATTATTAAAGCTTAAATACTTTTCCAAAAAATCTTGTTGGTTGTTGAAAAAAGAGATTTTTTTATGTCTCTTTTCAGCCTGTATTTTTAAAATATCAAAAAGCTCTTTTTTTGTCCCACTATTTTCAAGTAGTGTTCTCACTTTTAAAAAGAGGTCAAGAACTCCAAAATCATCATTTCTAACTACTTTTCTAAGAATGAAATTTTTATAATCCACATTCTCAAAAACAGGTGAGTCGTATTTTTTAAACTCTTTTGGAAGAGTATTCTCGTTCTCGCTATTAATTGGTAAAAGTTGTAAAGAATCTCCAATAAAAAGAATCTTTTTTGCTCTACCTTTTTTAAAAACAGCTTGATAAATTTCGTAAAAAAGAGCATTTCCAATAAATGAAGCTTCGTCAATTATTAAAATATCTACTTTTTCTTGCTTGTTCTTTTTTGCATCTGCTGAATTGTCAATTGCAAAAATCTGTTCGCCAGTTTTGTGATCAATTTTTGGTTTTAACCCTAAAAAAGAGTGAACTGTTTTGAAAATAACTTTTTTATTTTCAGTTTCACCAACTCTCTCTCGAATCACTTTCAAAGCTTTGTGTGTTGGTGCAAGGACACCAATTTTAAATTTTTTCTTCAATGAAGATACAAGTTCTTCAGTAATATAGGTTTTTCCTGTTCCCGCCGAACCTCTTAAAACAAAAATATTTCTATTTTTATCCATGAAGTTTTCATCAGAAATCAAATCTTTTTTCAACTCTTTAAAAATAACTCTTTGCTCTTGAGTCAATTCGTGGTTTGACTTCTCTTGTTTTTCCTCTAAAGTATCCAAATATGATAAAAAATGCTCTAAAGAAGTCTCCAATTTTTGTAAATCTCTACCACTTAGTGAATTTCTCAACTCCTCCACTCTTTTATCTAACATCATTACCGCCAAACTTTTACAATAATTGATTTTAACAAAATTATAGGAATGTTATGAATTATTTCCCCAATTTGGGGAAAATTTTAGTGAAGTTTTGTTGTTGTAAGATAAGATGATTTTTCGATTTTCTCTTGAACTGTTGGCAACATCTCTTTTGCTGAATTGTAACTATCAAAAGGTCCAACAAGAACTCTAGTAATTTCTCTACCATTTGAAATATAAGTATCGATGTGATACTGAAGACTCAGAGCCTCAATACTAGCTAAATACTTTTTGTTTGGCTGATATTTAAAGAAAGTTCCAGTTTGAATATATGTTTTTTTATCATTTACAAGTTCGGTTGGATGATTCTGTTTAGGTGCTGATGATGTTTCAACTTTTGCTACAACTGGTGGTTGTGGCTCAGGAACAATCTCGCTTCTCTTTTCAAAAGTTGGCTCTGATCTATCAACAACCTCATCAACAGGCTCCATATATCGAGAGGAATCTGAATAGCTCTCCTCAATAAGTTCATCTTTATTAAATTTTTCTGTTGGTACTTCTTCAAAACCGCTAGAAAGCTCCAATTCTGGAGATGGAGTATCTATAAAGAAAGGCTCACTCTCGTCAAGAAATTCCATTGCTGTATCTCTTTTTTCTTCTTCAACAGAGAAAAAAGTTGTATAAATAACAAAAATCACAATAAGTAAAATAGCAAAAAGAATTGCTCCAAACATAACTTTCTTGCTTTTATCACTATTCTCTGATAAGTCATTTATATCATTTATATCTCTAAGGTTTTCTTCAGAATATTCATTGCTTCTAAACTCTCGATCTTCGTAATCTCTATCATTGATATTAAAATCGTCATCTCTCATTTTCTATTCCTTTTAAAGATGTTTTGACCAGGCAGCTCCTCGCTCTTTTGCATAGACTCCATAAGGAACTGTTAAAATATTAAACTCAGGCGGAAGGTCTTGGCTAGGAAACATTTTCCACTGTTTCGGAGTTTTTGCCCCAAGTTTGAGTGAAAGTGTTTTTCCAAGCTGATAAGCTTCATTTAAAGTTGTGTGTCCTTTATGTACATAAAGATGTAAATGTCCAGGTGTTTTTGATTCAAATGCAGTAAAATTAATAAAGCCTTCTTCACGAAGAAGAAGTTGAGCCTTATGATAAAATCTTTGTGGGTCTCGACCATTATAATCAAAAACGATATTTTCAACCTTACCCATTTTATTTGCAAGTTGATGAGCTAAAGTTATCTCTTTATTGAAATGTTTCTTTAGCACTTGTTGAGTCATGCTTCTTTCAACTTTTTTAAATTTGTTGTAAAAAATTCGACCGTTATAACTAATTTTATCAACAGTAGAACCAACATATTCATAGTAAGGTCGATTGATCATTTTGATCAGTTTCAACTCCATAGGATTCATCAAATAGTTCCTAGTAAGTTGGTCTGTCGTAAATTACAAATTTACTTGCTAAAGCTTCGAGTTCTGTTTTAATTTCCGCTTGTTTTTCTGTATTTTCAATATCATCAAGAACATCAGCAATTTTTGTTCCGATAATTTTGAACTCATCAACTCCCATTCCTCGACTTGTAAGAGCAGGAGAACCAACACGAATTCCACTTGTAACAAATGGGCTTCTTGTTTCACCAGGAACTGTATTTTTATTTACAGTAATTCCCGCACGACCAAGAGCTAAGTCTGCATCTTTTCCTGAAAAATCTTTATTTAAAAAAGAAACAAGAACAAGGTGATTATCTGTTCCGCCAGAAACAACATCATAGCCTCGAGAAACAAGAACTTCACCAAGAGCAGAAGCATTTGCTTTTACACTTTTAGCATACTCTTTCCATTCTGCTGAAAGATTGTGTTTAAAACCAACAGCTTTTGCTGCGATAACATGAACAAGAGGACCACCTTGTAATCCAGGGAAAATTGCTTTATTCACTTTTTTAGAAATATCTTCGTCGTTTGTCATAATTAGACCACCTCGAGGACCTCCAAGAGTTTTATGAGTTGTAGTCGTTACGACATCACAATGAGGGAATGGGTGTGGGTGTTCTCCAGCAACAACAATTCCAGCAATGTGAGCAATGTCTGCCATTAAAATAGCACCGACCTCATCAGCAATTTCTCTAAATTTACTAAAATCAATTTCTCGGCTGTAAGCAGAAGCACCACAAACAAGAATTTTTGGTTTTACAATATTTGCAATGTCTCGAACTCTTTCGTAATTAATTCTTCCGTCTAACTCAACTCCGTAGTGAAAACTTTGGTAGTTTTGTCCAGAAAAACTAACTTTTGCACCGTGAGTTAAGTGTCCCCCGTGGCTTAAGTCCATTCCTAAAATTTTATCACCAGCTTTTAAAAGTGCAGAATATACAGCACCATTTGCTTGACTACCACTGTGCGGTTGGACATTTACATATTCACAATTAAAAAGCTCTTTCGCTCTGTCAATCGCAAGTTGCTCAACAGAATCCGCATTTTCACAACCTCCGTAATATCTTTTTTGTGGATAACCTTCTGCATATTTATTTGTAAAAACACTTCCCATTGCTTCCATAACAGCAGGTAATGTAAAATTTTCACTAGCAATCATTTCAAGACCGCTATTTTGCCTCTCTAACTCTTTTTCAATAATTCCAAAAACTTCTGGGTCTTTCTCTTTTAAAAAACTCATTTTTTTGCCTCTAATTTTTTTTTAAAACTTTTATAAAGTTTTTTCGTTACTAAAAGTATATCAGATTCAAGAGGTCTCAAAATTTTCTCAAAATAGTTTGATAGAATACTTAAATTAAATTAAGGAAAGAGAAAATATGCAAAATTTCCTATCAACGGATAGAGTCGAACAGAAAAAAAGACTTGTAGGAGAGCGAGTTAAAGACTTTAGTGAAGTCTATGAACAATTTGATAAAGTAGAAGCAAAAGCTCAAAGTGAAAGATGTGTTCAGTGTGGAGACCCATACTGCTCAAACAAATGTCCATTACACAATTTTATTCCACAATGGTTAAAAGCGGTTGCTGAAAAAGATTTAGAGTTAGCTTTTAACTTGTCAAATGAGACAAGTCCATTTCCTGAAATTATGGGAAAAGTTTGTCCGCATGATGTTCTTTGTGAGGGCGATTGCACATTAAATGATGGACACGGAGCAATTACAATTGGTTCGGTAGAAACTTATATAACAGAGAAAGGATTTGAAAAAGGTCTTCAAATTGAATTTCCAAAAAATAAGATTGGTAAAAGTGTTGGTGTAATCGGTTCAGGACCTGCGGGATTATCTCTTGCAACATATTTACTTCGTGGTGGTGTTGATGTTACAATTTATGAGAGAGCTTCAACAGCTGGGGGATTATTAACTTATGGAATTCCTGGATTTAAATTAGATAAAAATGTTATAAAAAATAGAGTTAAATTATTGCAAAATGGCGGAATGGAATTAAAACTAAATTGTGAAGTTGGAGTTGATGTCTCTTTCGCAGAATTACAAAATAAGCATGATGCAATTTTTATCGGAATTGGTGCTACAAAACCTAAAAAAACAGGAATGAACGGAGAAGATTCCGAAAATGTTTATATGGCAATGGACTTTCTAACAAACACACAAAAGAAGATTTTTGGTGAGAAATTTGATGAAACAATTGATGTTAGAGGAAAAAATGTAATCGTAATTGGTGGTGGAGATACGGCGATGGACTGTATCAGAACTTCAATTCGAGATGGTGCAAATAGTGTTACATGTCATTACCGACGAGATAATGAAAATATGCCAGGTAGCCGAAAAGAGTATCGAAACTCTGTCGAAGAAGGTGCAGATTTCCAATTTCTTTCAACTCCAAAGGAGATTATTTCAGAAGACGGAAAAGTTACTAGTGTTAAATTTGGAAAAACTGAATTAACAGAACCAGATGAAACTGGACGACAAAGAGTAGTCGAAATTGAAAATAGCGATGAGGTCTATTCTGCGGACATTGTTATTTTAGCTCTTGGTTTTGAACCTGCTGTTCCAAATTTCTTAACTGAAAGTGGTGTGAAATTGAATAAGTGGAATGAAATCGAAGTATCTGAAAATGGCGAGACTTCTGTTCCAAATATCTATTCTGGTGGTGATGCGGTTCGAGGTGCAGACTTAGTTGTTCGAGCAACTTTTGATGGTCGAGAAGTAGCAAGAGAGATTTTAAAGAAATTTAATGCTTGAATTTGATCCTCAAATGCTTCTCGCAGGATTATTTACGGGAATCATTTCTGGATTTTTTGGAATTGGTGGAGGGACAGTTCTTGTCCCAATGCTAATTTTTATTGGAATTGAAATCAAAGAGGCAATTGGAATTTCACTTGTGCAAATGACGATGGGTTCAATCTATGGCAGTTACTTAAATAGTAAAAAGAGTTTAATAGATTTAGGTCTCATTTTACCAATTGGATTTGGTGGATTTTTAGGAGCTTTGGGAAGTATATTTTTTGTTCAAAATGTTTCTAGTCAATTTTTAGAAATCATGTTTCTTGTTTTCCTATTCTATGCAATTTACCGAGTTTGGCGAGGCAAAAAAAGTTTAGGCGATGAGGGTGAATTTCACAAAGCGAGTCGATTGACACTTGTTGGAATTGGTGGAATGATTGGATTTTTTGCAATTTCAATTGGTGTTGGTGGTTCGCTACTTCTTGTTCCAATTCTTGTAGGATTTTTCCACTACGATATTAAAAAAGCGATTGCAACAGGACTCTTTTTTGTGATCTTTTCATCAGTCGCGGGAGTGATAAGTTTTTCGTTTGGTGGAGAAATTTCGTATGAAAAAGGTTTGATTGTTGGGTTTGCCTCGCTTTTTGGTGTGCAACTTGGAATTTGGCTCGGTCATAAAACAGAGCAAGAGTTACAGAAAAAACTACTTTTAGCTTTTTATGTATCAATTGCTGTTTATATGGCTTATCGAGTTTTTAATTTTTAAAACTCTTTTCTCTTATCTAGTAAAATGGTAAGAGAGAAATTTCTTAAATCTATTCACAATCCTAAAACTATCTTTTAAAAGCTCTTTTTGAAAAGGCTTTAACTTTTCAGGATTTACAAAATTATCTAATTCTTCACCTTTTTCATACTTTTCGAGACGACCAAAAAGACGAATTTCCAAAAGTGTATCAAGAGCCTCAATCAACTCTTCAGCAAATTCACGATTTAAAACTCCGATATTGTTTAGCTCTTTAATTCTCTCCGTCGTGTTTCTCTCATAAATTCCATTCTCAAAAGCCAAAACTCGAATTCCATGAACAATTGCAAAAATTCCACCTTTTTTAATATCAAGCTCATTTCTCTTTTTCGTCAAAAAGTTTTTGAAAAGTGAAATTGGAGTTTCAAAAGTGAAAATTGAATCGGACATCTCTTTTATCAAAAATCTATTGTCATCCCGTTTTTGCAAAAGATATTTATAGATTTTTTCACCACTTTCCAAATCTCCTGCAATCGGTTTTAAGTCGATAAGTGTAGCAATTTCAAGAAGAGATTCAGGATTTCGAGTATCAAAAAGTTTATCAATTCGCCGTTTCCAATCGTCAAAACTATTTACCCAATATGGATTTGAAACCATCATATTTCCATCACATGGCGGATAGCCAAGCTCTATCATTGTTTCCGTAAATTTTTTTGCAAATTCGCTGACCTCATCAGGATTTAAACTATTTTCAAGAATAAGACCGTTATCTTGATCAGTTCGGAAAATTTGTTCTTGACGACCCTCACTACCCATAATAAAAAGAGTCATTCTCTTTTGTAAATTTTCTGGAAAAATTAGTTTGTATAATTTATCATAAATTCTGATGTTTATTTCTGAAATTAGTTTTGCTGAACGACGAACTTTCACACCTTTTTCATAAAGCGATTTTATTAGCGAAATAAATCCCTCTGTCGCATTTTTTAACTCTTCAATACTGTTTGCTTTTTCAATTTGAACCATCATTAAAGATGAATGATTTGAAAAATGTGAAAGTAGATCAATTTGTTCTAAAACTCCGATGAGGTCTTTTCCGTCAAGAACTGCCAATCTTTTTATTTTATGTTTTAAAAATAGAATAAGTGCATTGAATAAAAAATCGTTTTTTTGAATTGCAACAGCATTTGAAAGATTCAGTTTTCCAATTTCAGAATTCAGATCTTCTTTTTCTAAAATTGCTTTTCTTAAATTGCTGTCTGTGAAAATTTTTAACTCTCCACCAGTTACAAAAACTGTACTTGTTGAATCCTTTTCCCGTTTTGTTACAGCATTATAAACTGTCTCATTTTCCGACACAACTGTTGCCGAATGGAGAAAAATATCTGAAACTCTCGAAATAATAAATGAAGAAAATACATTCTTTCTCGATTTTAACAAATCAATTTTCTTTGAGAGCGAATCAAAATAGTATCTTTGAAAAAGTGCAGAACTCTCTAAAGTCTCTTTAAAAATCTTTTTTGGAATTTCGTAAGCGATTAACTCCTCTTCGACTCGAAATATATTTTCACATTTTTCGTAAAATAGAGAACGACCATCGAAACTTTCACCCTCATGATAAAGAGCTATTTTTTCATTATTTGGATCAATTTCCGACACTTCGCCTTTTAAAATTACATAGAGTATTTCAGGACTATTTTTTGGAGAAATAAGCTCTTCTCCAATTTTGTAATATCCAATATCAACATTTTCAACAACTGTTTGCAAAATATCTTTTTCAAGATAATTGAACGGATTTATTTGCGAAAAGAATTGTAAAACTTCTGAACTCATAAAATAACCTTTAAAGTAGGAGTTTTCCTCTTAAACCTTTGTATAAAATCAAATATATTACCAGGTTTAAAACAAAAATAAAAATAAGAATTGCATAGTCTTCTCTAAAATAGAAAGCGATAAAGTTTAAAATCGTGTGCCAAAAAATAAAAAACAGCGATGAGGTTGAATTTATTTTCCAATTTTTAGTGTTTTTTGGAAAAATATTCTCAAAAACATTATAGATTAAGTGATGAAGGTGTAATTTTTCAGATTCCGAAAATTCAACTCCATTTTTTATTCTCCTTTTAATTCTACGAAAAACAGTAACAAGAGTTTCAAAAACAGGAATTGAGAGAGCTGTTAGAGGATACCAAAGTGAAATATCGGTGTGATTTGAGAGATAAATTCCAATAAATGCAACAAAAAATCCAATCCAATGAGCTCCCATATCTCCTAAAAATATTTTTCCAAATGGAAAGTTGAAAACTATAAAACCAGAAATTGCACCAATCATAATTGTTGAGAGAAGAAACATTTCTGGAAGATTGTTTTCAAAAAATATGTAACTAAAAAATATGAGAGTTATTGAGACAATTCCCATAGCATAACCATTTAATCCATCAACAAAGTTTATTGCACTTGCAAAACCTATCATTCCAATAAATGCGACAAATATCGCTAAATATTTCTCAAATATATTTTCTAGATTTAAAATTAGAAAACCACCATTTATTGCATACTCTTTTGATATATATAAAATTGCAAATGAGCTTAAACTTATAAAAATTATTTTTTTCAAATATGAAATATCAATATGATATCTGTCTTCTAAAAGACCAAATGTAAAAATTGAAAAAGTTGAAATTAGTAAAATTGTGATTTCGCTAGATGTAAATATTATTGGAAAAATTATTGCTATAAAAATGGATACTCCACCCATTCTTGAAACTTCATGAGTGTGAATTGCATGGTCTTTGTCGCCAACACTTTTATCAAGCCCATAGTTATATTTAATTATTAAAAATGTAATAATTGTAGAAATTAGAAAAGCGATAAATATCTCCACATAAACCTCTTTTTATTTTAATTTAGTTTTGTAAAAGTTAATTATTTGAAATGTTACAACAAAAGAGTTTTTGGTAAATATTTTGAGTTATAATCTTTCTTTACTGTAAAAATAGGGAGTTATTTTGGAAAAAAAAGAAGAACCAAAACTAAAAAAGTTTATTGAAGGTGCGGATAATTTATCATTAGGAATTTCAATTGTTGTTGCAATTCTGCTAGGTGTAGGAGTTGGATTTTGGTTAAAGTCAATTTTTGAAAATGTGATATTTTTGTGGGTAGGAGTTTTTTGGGGAATTTCTGCTGCTGGATTAAATATTTATCGAGCATACAAAAAAGAGTTAATGGAGTTTGAAGAGATTGCAAAAAATCCACGATATAAAATAAAGGAA includes:
- a CDS encoding type II secretory pathway, component PulF (PFAM: Bacterial type II secretion system protein F domain) yields the protein MKKFKVSFFYHGYKKSETFRAESKSHLFDSFSKKYPNLKILSYDEIFQSEQIEKLKIFLIDFLNLEKVNDDSKIVFISQIAIMRDSGIQILDILNSTKSNDKNLNQAVAEILRHLNNGLSLTESFKRVENRLDHLTSVMVQLGDNTGKFADAMLKLKKMLEESRENRDKLKKALTYPRNLFIAMGISLFVMIKFVVPQFQSIFARFNGELPIPTQILIWSEKFLSDFGIYLLTSSVVGFFLSKYYLKKSKRFAKLYFKFLLKIPVIRELETYSTLYRFSLIFSELVNAGNPIFKSLEISISMVENLVIREKLEMAQDKINFGGTIYSGFIRSEIFDNIALQMVNSAEQSGKVGKMFLSISEYYKRKFQQIAENISSLLEPLFLTLMGGLVTLLALGIFLPIWNLGEF
- a CDS encoding putative P-loop ATPase fused to an acetyltransferase (PFAM: PIF1 helicase), encoding MLDKRVEELRNSLSGRDLQKLETSLEHFLSYLDTLEEKQEKSNHELTQEQRVIFKELKKDLISDENFMDKNRNIFVLRGSAGTGKTYITEELVSSLKKKFKIGVLAPTHKALKVIRERVGETENKKVIFKTVHSFLGLKPKIDHKTGEQIFAIDNSADAKKNKQEKVDILIIDEASFIGNALFYEIYQAVFKKGRAKKILFIGDSLQLLPINSENENTLPKEFKKYDSPVFENVDYKNFILRKVVRNDDFGVLDLFLKVRTLLENSGTKKELFDILKIQAEKRHKKISFFNNQQDFLEKYLSFNNFKNEDNIIVSFTNNRVNFYNEEARNFYFDGEAPDISKDDLFVVQTTTEKSTFYNSQVIGVNSFKSGVEIIDADEVEFWDCEFHGEKYKILKKTEKQKFKNILEALKTRAIKEKNPKLKGVRWGEYYQTLETFLDYKYHYSCTVHKAQGSTYKNVFIDMQGINYLSDEEFLRLFYVAITRTSNSINILI
- a CDS encoding cell division protein (PFAM: Sporulation related domain); this translates as MRDDDFNINDRDYEDREFRSNEYSEENLRDINDINDLSENSDKSKKVMFGAILFAILLIVIFVIYTTFFSVEEEKRDTAMEFLDESEPFFIDTPSPELELSSGFEEVPTEKFNKDELIEESYSDSSRYMEPVDEVVDRSEPTFEKRSEIVPEPQPPVVAKVETSSAPKQNHPTELVNDKKTYIQTGTFFKYQPNKKYLASIEALSLQYHIDTYISNGREITRVLVGPFDSYNSAKEMLPTVQEKIEKSSYLTTTKLH
- a CDS encoding protein of unknown function (DUF1882) (PFAM: Domain of unknown function (DUF1882)); this translates as MNPMELKLIKMINRPYYEYVGSTVDKISYNGRIFYNKFKKVERSMTQQVLKKHFNKEITLAHQLANKMGKVENIVFDYNGRDPQRFYHKAQLLLREEGFINFTAFESKTPGHLHLYVHKGHTTLNEAYQLGKTLSLKLGAKTPKQWKMFPSQDLPPEFNILTVPYGVYAKERGAAWSKHL
- a CDS encoding glycine/serine hydroxymethyltransferase (PFAM: Serine hydroxymethyltransferase), which translates into the protein MSFLKEKDPEVFGIIEKELERQNSGLEMIASENFTLPAVMEAMGSVFTNKYAEGYPQKRYYGGCENADSVEQLAIDRAKELFNCEYVNVQPHSGSQANGAVYSALLKAGDKILGMDLSHGGHLTHGAKVSFSGQNYQSFHYGVELDGRINYERVRDIANIVKPKILVCGASAYSREIDFSKFREIADEVGAILMADIAHIAGIVVAGEHPHPFPHCDVVTTTTHKTLGGPRGGLIMTNDEDISKKVNKAIFPGLQGGPLVHVIAAKAVGFKHNLSAEWKEYAKSVKANASALGEVLVSRGYDVVSGGTDNHLVLVSFLNKDFSGKDADLALGRAGITVNKNTVPGETRSPFVTSGIRVGSPALTSRGMGVDEFKIIGTKIADVLDDIENTEKQAEIKTELEALASKFVIYDRPTY